DNA from Polaribacter sp. NJDZ03:
ATAATACATGGCTATTTCATAGTTAGAAACGATCACCGCCTTTGTTCTTTCTGCGATTACTTCTACATCTAAAACATGGTCTTGATGCGCATGGGTTAATAAGATAAAATCTGCTTTCAAATTAGAAATATCTATATGAGAAGCCAATGCATTACCCGAAATAAACGGATCTATTAAAATAGTTACTTTATTAATTTCTATAGAAAAACAAGAATGCCCTAAATATTTAATCTTCATATCTTACAATTATAATTGAATTCTAATTTACAATATTTGTCCAATTCCAAAAAGAATTGCAAACAAAAAAGTACTCAATGCTACTTTCTTTAATTCACTATCTAATTCCGAAGGTACCGTGTTGTTTGCAACAGTTTTTACGTTTTTAAGTAACGGCACAAAAGCCATTAAGAAAATAAGTTGATAAACAGTTTTAAAATCTAAAAAAGTATACACACAAGCAGTAATTAAAGCACCAAAAATCAATCCATAATGGTATTTTTTTGCTTTTAATATTCCTAATTTTACCACTAGCGTATTTTTATTATTTTTTTGATCCTCTTCCCTATCTCGTAAATTATTTAGATTTAGAACCGCCGTACTTAGCAACCCAACAGATATTGCGGGTAGAAAAACAGTAAAATCTATCTGTTTTGTAAATAAGAAATAACTACCTACAACACTTAGTAATCCAAAGAATAGAAAAACAAAAATATCTCCAAAACCACTATATCCATAGGCTGAATTACCAACTGTATATTTTATAGCTGCTGCTATTGAGGCAATTCCTAAACCTAAAAACAGTATTGAATACCCGAAATTTTCTTTTCCGAAAGAAACATAAATTAGCAATAATGCAATTATCAACGTAATAATTGTTGTAATTATCATGGCAGATTTCATTTGTTTCGGAGTAATTGCTCCGGATGAAACCATACGTGCTTCTCCTGTTCTATTTTTATCGGATCCTTTAATTCCGTCTCCATAATCGTTCGCAAAATTAGACAATACTTGAAAACCAATAGTGGTTAAAATTGCTAACCAAAAAATAGGAGATTCTAAAATTGAAACTTGATTATTTAATTGATCACTCCCTAAAAAACATCCAACAATAATTCCTGAAACCGATAAAGGTAAGGTTCTTAATCGTGCTGCTTTTACGTAACTTTTTACATCCATAAATTTGTACTACTTTCCACTTTAAATAAAGTATAATTGTAAATTTTTATCGCCTCGCTTTTTTCTATACAAGGAAGTTTAATTTCTCCAGAAGCGGTTTGAAAGACCAAATCTACAACCTTATTTCTTTCTTGAAAAAAAGTTTGCATCATTTTAATATTTTGAACCTTAAAAAACGGTAAATATGTTAAATGAGTGTCAAAACTGCCAGAACCGACTAACAAAACATCATCGCTTATTTTATAGAATCTTTTATTGAAAATTAAATTGACAAAAAAGATAAACAAAGGAACCAATAAAACATTCCCTAAGAAAACCAATTTGTCTAAAAAAGTAAGATAAAGAGCTCCGTTTAATATCAACAAAAGTATAAAAGACAAAAAATACATTCTCTTTTTTAAATAAACATGCACCTGCTTTTTTTCTAAATGATCTACTTCAGAAAAATTGAAAAGCAGTTCTTTAATCTTATTAACTTGAGTTCTCTTACAACCAACAATTCGTATTAATTTATCTTTGTTTTTTTTACCAATTTCACCACTAACAGCTTGTTTAAATGTGATAAAGGAAATGCCTAGAATCTTTTTTATTGGATTTGTAGAAACAGTAATACTTTGAATTTTATCCTTTTTTAAAATAATAGATTTCTTGGTAAGCAATCCTTGATAGATTTCAAAATTCTGGTCTTTTATAAAAACAGTTAAATTAAAATGAAATAAAAACACTCTTACAAAAGAACTTAAAATGGCTATAAAAACGAGTAAAATAAAGAGCACAATAAATACAAATACGCTTTTATGAAACGAACTACCACTCTTCTCTATATATTCATTTAGCAAATAATCTTTTCCAATACCGCTAAATAATTGCTCTAACTGCTGATAAAGACCTAATAATAATGCTAGAAAAATAAGTAAACTTTGTAGGTGATTTTCTGTTAAACTAACTTTTAACAATTCTAATAAACTTATTTTTAAAAAAGGTTTCTCTTTAACCTCTTCCTCATTTATTACTGTAGAATTGTAACTTGAAAGTTCACTTTTAAGTGCTTTTGCTTTTTGAAAAGACAATGCTTTTATAGAAATTTCTGTTTTATTAGACCCAGCAGTTTCTATATTAACTTCATGAACATTAATAATTTGCTGAATAATATTTTGCTTAAAATTAATATTCTGAATTCGATCAAAAGAAATGGAAGTATTTGTCTTGTTTAAAATGCCTTGTTTTAAGATAAAGTGATTATCTTGAACCTTAAACTGAAAGTTTTCATAAATTAAAAAAGCTCTAATCAGAAAAAATAATAATAAAAACCCAAGCGCCAAGTATATATAAAAAAATGTACTTTCGTTAAGCTTAGAAAATTTTTGAATAAATAGAAACAGTAAAATCCAAAAAGTTTTTAATACTTTATACAGTAACTTAAGATAAATTATAAGTATTCCTTTTTTAGATTGCTTAGAAAATTGGCTAAAATCAAACGTGTTATTCATTGATTTTTTGGCTGATAAATTCTTTTATTTCTATAGCTTCTTTTTTGGTAATTCCTTTTATTTCTAAATCATCACTACTATCTCCTGCCGTAAAAACACTTAAGGAAGCCAATTTAAAAAACCTAGAAAAAGGACTTTCATCTACTTCTATATGCTGAATTCTAGAAAACGGTACTGTTGTTATTTTTTTGTAGAACAGACCACTTTTATAAGAAATATCTTTTTGTCTAACCGCGTATTTTCTTTTTTTAAATCCGTAGTAAAGTAAAAGTACTGTGAAAATAAAAACAATTATAAAGGCGATATAGATAAGGTAAACATAAGGACTAATTCCTTCAAGAAAATTATAATAACTTGCTAAGTAAATCCCTAATAAGGCAGCAGTAAAAATTAATAATACATTAAATAAAATAACTTTTAAATAATTCTTATGAATCTGTTTAAAGGCTATCTCGGTAATATTTGGTAAATTAGAAACCAATTCGTTTTTAAACATTTAAAATAATTTAATGTTTTTATCTACAAATGGTTAGCTTCTGCAATTAATTCTGCAATATCTTTAACAACAACTTCGGCTTCTTTTTCTTTAAACTTAATTCCGTCTGTCATCATGGTATTACAATAAGGGCAACCTGTGGCAATAATATTTGGTTTGGTTTCTAAAGCATCTTCTGTTCTTAAAACATTAATTTCCTTATCCCCTTTTTCTGCATCTTTAAACATTTGCGCTCCTCCTGCTCCACAACACAATGCTGTAGATTTATTGCGTTTCATTTCTGTTAAATTAACGCCTAATCTTTTTATTAATTCTCTAGGAGACTCATACACTTCATTAGCTCTACCTAAATAACAAGGATCGTGAAACGTTACTCTTTTCCCTTTTAAAGTAGTATCATCAATTTTTAAACGCCCTTCTGCAATTAAATTTTGTATGAATTGTGTGTGATGGAAAACTTCATATTTTCCTCCTAAAGAAGGATATTCATTTTTTAAAGTATTAAATGAATGCGGATCGCAAGTAACTATTTTTTTTACTTCGTAACCATTTAGCACTTCAATATTCATCATTGCCTGCATCTGAAACAAAAATTCATTTCCTGCTCTTTTTGCGGCATCTCCAGTAGAAGATTCTTCCGTTCCTAAGACAGCAAAATCTACTTTAGCTTGATGTAATATTTTTACAAATGCTCTCGATATTTTTTTTGCTCTATCATCATAACTTCCTGCTGCGCCAACCCAAAACAACACTTCTGGTTGCTTACCTTGAGCCATCATATCTGCCATTGTTGGTACGTTCATAACTTTGATGTTTATTCGTTTAAATGATTAATCGTATGTTCTCGATACAAATTTATTCGTTCCTCTTAAATTCACTCGAACTGACAGGAACTGAAAACTGAGACTGTTTACTGAATACTAATTTTGAAAACCACAGCTTTTCGCTGAAAACTACAACTGTAAATTGCCAACTATTTTTTTACTCTTCGTTAGCCCAGTTTAATCTGTCTTGCTGATTGTATTGCCAAGGCGCTCCATTATTTTCGATGTTTGTCATCATCATATTTAACTCTTGTGGCGCTGCACTTTCTTCCATTACCAAATATCTTCTCATATCCATAATAATAGAAAGAGGATCTATATTTACCGGACATTCTTCTACACAAGCATTACAACTTGTACATGCCCAAAGTTCTTCTGGAGAAATATAATCGTTTAATAATTGCTTACCATCATCAACAAAAACGCCTTTATTAGCATCAATATTTCTACCAACCTCTTCTAAACGATCACGAGTATCCATCATGATTTTTCTTGGAGATAATTCTTTTCCGGTAAGGTTTGCAGGACAAGATGATGTACATCTACCACACTCTGTACAGGTGTATGCGTTTAATAATTGTACCCAGTTTAAATCTGCAACGTCAGATGCTCCAAATTTTTCCGGAATTGCTTCTTCCTCTCCTTCAGCTGGAGCTGCATAAGGATCTGCATCTGGATCCATCATTAACTTTACTTCTGTAGTAACAGATTCTAAATTTGTAAACTGACCTTTAGGATTTAAGTTTGCAAAATAGGTGTTTGGAAACGCTAATAAGATGTGTAAATGTTTTGAGTAATATAAATAGTTTAAGAAAACTAAGATTCCTAAAATATGAATCCACCAACAAGTTCTTTCTATAGTGTGCAACCCTTCTGGAGAAAACCCATCAAATAAAGGCGCTATAAACTGACTGATTGTATTTCCAATTCCAGCTTGCTGAAAACTAGCGTCTGTAGCATTCATCACTAAAAACAAGGTCATTAACACCATTTCGAAATAAAGAATATAATTTCCATCGTTTTTAGGCCAACCTTTCATTTCCTTACTTAAGAAACGTTTAATGTTAGATATATTTCTACGTAGCCAAAAAACGATAACAGCTACAAAAACTAAGACTGCTAATACCTCGAAAACACCAATTAAAAATCCATATAAACCATCACCTATAAGTCCTTTAAAAACTCTGTGAGTTCCAAATAACCCATCAATAATAATTTCTAAAACTTCTATATTTATAATAATAAAACCAACGTACACAACAATATGAAGAAATCCTGAAAAAGGTCTTTTTACCATTTTAGATTGCCCAAGAGCAATCATCAACATATTTTTTAAACGTTCAGGCTTTTTATCTGTACGATTAACCTCTTTACCTAATTTAATATTTCTTAATAGTTTACGAATGTTCATCGCAAAAAAACTAAGTCCTAAAGCTAAGGCTAAAGCAAAAATTATGTTGGGTAGGTATTGCATATTAGTTAGTAGTTTATATAAAATTAGTTATTTTCTTCTTGTAATTCGGTCTCTTTCTTAGGCGTATAAGGTTTTGCTTTTTTTCCGAATAAAGAAAAATGTACAAACCTCTTAGGATTCATTTTCATTTCTCTTAATAAGTTTTCTAACTCTTTAGACATAGAAGTTAAGTTATTATACATCGCATCATCAGTAATTAATTTACCAACGGTACCTTTACCAGCGTGAATACCAGCTAACATTAAATTAACAGAATTTAATGTTATTTCTGCTTTATTAATAACAGCTCCAATATTTGCATTTGCTAAAGTATCAGACACTTTTGCGAAATTTTCTGTAATTTTCTTGGTGTTTTGTACACTTTCTTTTAGGTCTGAAGAAGTAGCATCTATCATTCCATTTACAGATAACATCATTTTTTGAACTTCACCTAAAGTCGTTTCTAAACTTGTAACAGAGTTTTTTAAACTCTTTTGTGTGTTTGTATCTAACACATTATTTACATTTTTAAATAATGAATCTGCGCTTACCATTACCATTTCTAACTTAGCTTGTATAGGATCTAAACGCTCTCCAATAGAAGTAAATAAACTAGATTCTATTTGACCTTTAAGATAGTCTCCCGAAATAGCCATTTCACCATCATAATTTGGTATTATAGCTAAATTAGAGCCACCTAAAGGACTAGGAGAATATATTTTTACAACACTAGTTTTAGAGAATTCAAAATCTTTTTCAATAGCAAAATTAACGACTAATTGCCCTTTTTTATCATCTG
Protein-coding regions in this window:
- the menA gene encoding 1,4-dihydroxy-2-naphthoate octaprenyltransferase; the protein is MDVKSYVKAARLRTLPLSVSGIIVGCFLGSDQLNNQVSILESPIFWLAILTTIGFQVLSNFANDYGDGIKGSDKNRTGEARMVSSGAITPKQMKSAMIITTIITLIIALLLIYVSFGKENFGYSILFLGLGIASIAAAIKYTVGNSAYGYSGFGDIFVFLFFGLLSVVGSYFLFTKQIDFTVFLPAISVGLLSTAVLNLNNLRDREEDQKNNKNTLVVKLGILKAKKYHYGLIFGALITACVYTFLDFKTVYQLIFLMAFVPLLKNVKTVANNTVPSELDSELKKVALSTFLFAILFGIGQIL
- a CDS encoding PH domain-containing protein; translated protein: MNNTFDFSQFSKQSKKGILIIYLKLLYKVLKTFWILLFLFIQKFSKLNESTFFYIYLALGFLLLFFLIRAFLIYENFQFKVQDNHFILKQGILNKTNTSISFDRIQNINFKQNIIQQIINVHEVNIETAGSNKTEISIKALSFQKAKALKSELSSYNSTVINEEEVKEKPFLKISLLELLKVSLTENHLQSLLIFLALLLGLYQQLEQLFSGIGKDYLLNEYIEKSGSSFHKSVFVFIVLFILLVFIAILSSFVRVFLFHFNLTVFIKDQNFEIYQGLLTKKSIILKKDKIQSITVSTNPIKKILGISFITFKQAVSGEIGKKNKDKLIRIVGCKRTQVNKIKELLFNFSEVDHLEKKQVHVYLKKRMYFLSFILLLILNGALYLTFLDKLVFLGNVLLVPLFIFFVNLIFNKRFYKISDDVLLVGSGSFDTHLTYLPFFKVQNIKMMQTFFQERNKVVDLVFQTASGEIKLPCIEKSEAIKIYNYTLFKVESSTNLWM
- a CDS encoding PH domain-containing protein, which codes for MFKNELVSNLPNITEIAFKQIHKNYLKVILFNVLLIFTAALLGIYLASYYNFLEGISPYVYLIYIAFIIVFIFTVLLLYYGFKKRKYAVRQKDISYKSGLFYKKITTVPFSRIQHIEVDESPFSRFFKLASLSVFTAGDSSDDLEIKGITKKEAIEIKEFISQKINE
- a CDS encoding (Fe-S)-binding protein; translation: MNVPTMADMMAQGKQPEVLFWVGAAGSYDDRAKKISRAFVKILHQAKVDFAVLGTEESSTGDAAKRAGNEFLFQMQAMMNIEVLNGYEVKKIVTCDPHSFNTLKNEYPSLGGKYEVFHHTQFIQNLIAEGRLKIDDTTLKGKRVTFHDPCYLGRANEVYESPRELIKRLGVNLTEMKRNKSTALCCGAGGAQMFKDAEKGDKEINVLRTEDALETKPNIIATGCPYCNTMMTDGIKFKEKEAEVVVKDIAELIAEANHL
- a CDS encoding (Fe-S)-binding protein, producing MQYLPNIIFALALALGLSFFAMNIRKLLRNIKLGKEVNRTDKKPERLKNMLMIALGQSKMVKRPFSGFLHIVVYVGFIIINIEVLEIIIDGLFGTHRVFKGLIGDGLYGFLIGVFEVLAVLVFVAVIVFWLRRNISNIKRFLSKEMKGWPKNDGNYILYFEMVLMTLFLVMNATDASFQQAGIGNTISQFIAPLFDGFSPEGLHTIERTCWWIHILGILVFLNYLYYSKHLHILLAFPNTYFANLNPKGQFTNLESVTTEVKLMMDPDADPYAAPAEGEEEAIPEKFGASDVADLNWVQLLNAYTCTECGRCTSSCPANLTGKELSPRKIMMDTRDRLEEVGRNIDANKGVFVDDGKQLLNDYISPEELWACTSCNACVEECPVNIDPLSIIMDMRRYLVMEESAAPQELNMMMTNIENNGAPWQYNQQDRLNWANEE
- a CDS encoding MlaD family protein, giving the protein MSKELKTGIVAIVIIFIFIWGYNFLKGQNLFDGNTRYFKVEYTNIGGLTKSSSVTINGLKVGKVIDIAFNQSDDKKGQLVVNFAIEKDFEFSKTSVVKIYSPSPLGGSNLAIIPNYDGEMAISGDYLKGQIESSLFTSIGERLDPIQAKLEMVMVSADSLFKNVNNVLDTNTQKSLKNSVTSLETTLGEVQKMMLSVNGMIDATSSDLKESVQNTKKITENFAKVSDTLANANIGAVINKAEITLNSVNLMLAGIHAGKGTVGKLITDDAMYNNLTSMSKELENLLREMKMNPKRFVHFSLFGKKAKPYTPKKETELQEENN